A single region of the Candidatus Kryptoniota bacterium genome encodes:
- a CDS encoding S41 family peptidase — MNKLLIRCENFLKGIFMKLFKSKLSTAAAIFLMIVGILIGTQIQNVFSGDDLYDQLQKFQDVVSLVDKYYVENIDTQKLVDAAINGLLTQLDPHSVYIPSKEVQQISEDFKGSFDGIGIEYDVVNDSLLVVSPIAGGPSEMVGLEAGDKIIEIDGKSAIGITRDEVQKKLRGPKGTKVTVTVARNGMNKPLEFEITRDKIPLYSVSASFMVTDEVGYVYVNRFAETTSKELEAALEKLKSEGMKELILDLRDNPGGLLDQAVDVASEFVPDGKTIVYTKGRVQQANENFASTGGSYTKIPLIVLINGGSASASEIVSGSIQDLDRGLIVGETSFGKGLVQRQFPLRDGSAVRITVARYYTPSGRLIQRPYGKDRTKYFMAAMQIDSSEESGSNISHTIESDSGREVYKTVSGRAVYGGGGITPDYIVKMAKVPNFIYDFQVKRIFLEYVDSHYSQSQEKLKSDYGTLEQFDENFQVGGKILDDIYSQAVKAGIKVTRDEYDANEKIVAMLIKAQIGRNVWGNDGWYRVVLDYDKQFEKAVTLFPEASEIAGLKLK, encoded by the coding sequence ATGAATAAGTTGTTGATAAGGTGTGAGAATTTTCTGAAAGGGATATTCATGAAGTTGTTCAAGAGCAAGCTATCGACTGCAGCGGCGATCTTCCTGATGATCGTCGGTATTCTGATTGGCACGCAAATACAAAATGTTTTCAGCGGCGACGACTTATATGACCAGCTCCAGAAATTTCAGGACGTGGTCAGCCTGGTCGACAAATATTACGTCGAGAATATCGACACGCAGAAACTCGTCGACGCGGCGATTAACGGGCTTCTTACCCAGCTTGATCCGCACTCCGTTTATATTCCCTCAAAAGAAGTGCAGCAGATTTCAGAAGACTTCAAAGGCTCGTTCGACGGGATCGGGATCGAGTATGATGTTGTGAACGATTCGCTCCTTGTCGTTTCTCCGATCGCGGGTGGTCCGAGCGAAATGGTCGGTCTTGAGGCCGGGGACAAGATCATTGAGATAGACGGGAAATCCGCGATAGGCATAACGCGCGACGAAGTGCAGAAGAAATTGAGGGGACCGAAGGGGACGAAAGTCACGGTTACAGTTGCTCGCAACGGAATGAACAAGCCGCTGGAGTTCGAGATAACGCGGGACAAGATACCTCTGTACTCGGTGTCGGCATCTTTTATGGTGACCGATGAGGTGGGATATGTATATGTGAACAGGTTTGCTGAAACCACAAGTAAAGAGCTGGAAGCTGCTCTTGAAAAACTGAAATCGGAGGGCATGAAGGAGCTCATACTCGACCTGCGCGACAATCCCGGCGGGCTTCTCGACCAGGCAGTCGATGTCGCGAGCGAGTTCGTCCCCGATGGCAAGACAATCGTCTACACAAAAGGGAGAGTGCAGCAGGCAAATGAGAATTTTGCTTCGACGGGCGGAAGCTATACTAAAATCCCCCTGATAGTTCTTATAAACGGCGGCTCGGCCTCGGCCAGCGAAATTGTTTCAGGCTCTATTCAGGACCTCGACAGAGGTTTGATCGTGGGAGAGACCAGCTTCGGAAAAGGACTGGTCCAAAGGCAGTTCCCGTTAAGAGATGGCTCTGCTGTGCGGATCACCGTCGCTAGGTATTATACTCCCAGCGGCCGCCTGATTCAGCGGCCCTACGGAAAGGACCGCACAAAGTACTTCATGGCGGCTATGCAGATCGACAGCTCTGAGGAGTCGGGGTCCAATATTTCACATACCATTGAAAGCGATTCCGGACGAGAGGTCTATAAGACCGTTTCGGGAAGAGCCGTCTACGGCGGCGGCGGCATAACTCCCGATTACATCGTAAAAATGGCGAAGGTGCCAAACTTCATTTACGATTTTCAGGTGAAGAGGATCTTCCTTGAATATGTCGACAGCCATTACAGCCAATCGCAGGAAAAATTGAAAAGCGATTACGGAACCCTTGAGCAATTCGATGAGAACTTTCAGGTCGGCGGTAAGATTCTCGACGACATATATTCACAAGCAGTAAAGGCCGGTATCAAAGTGACCCGCGATGAGTACGATGCGAATGAGAAGATTGTCGCGATGCTCATCAAGGCTCAGATAGGGCGAAATGTCTGGGGAAATGACGGATGGTACAGAGTGGTCCTTGACTACGATAAACAATTCGAGAAAGCCGTTACCCTTTTCCCTGAGGCGAGTGAGATAGCGGGCCTGAAGCTGAAGTAG
- a CDS encoding DUF3108 domain-containing protein, translating into MKVSLVILIFFAAILFSIRTIYALSIFGGLNRALESAGWQVADDDFMMQPREEMTFEASYLLFKIGSVRFQVLGKADFNKVPAYRLRAFIDSYSGIPFVNLHAVFETYADAKTFYCLSTSNSQKQGDNWVYTRYDFDYERKAIEREQSENGKVINRLDYPLDKGYTDGLSFFYYLREASKRADGKKTFLYIPIVVDTVLSSVEMTINEGHESCNVTAFDFPLDANRMSGHINFKGFFGVTGDFTGWMSTDSSQVPLKADVKVILGSVVVKLKDIKRSNWSPVRSGE; encoded by the coding sequence GTGAAAGTATCTCTCGTCATTTTGATCTTCTTTGCCGCGATCCTTTTTTCCATAAGAACCATTTATGCGCTATCGATTTTCGGCGGGCTGAATCGTGCACTTGAGTCGGCCGGATGGCAGGTCGCGGATGATGATTTCATGATGCAGCCCAGGGAAGAGATGACTTTCGAAGCCAGCTATCTCCTCTTCAAGATAGGATCTGTTAGATTTCAGGTCCTCGGAAAAGCTGACTTCAATAAAGTGCCGGCGTATCGCCTGAGAGCCTTCATCGATTCGTACAGCGGGATACCATTCGTGAACTTGCATGCCGTCTTCGAGACCTATGCAGATGCTAAGACATTTTATTGTCTTTCGACTTCGAACAGTCAGAAGCAAGGCGATAACTGGGTGTACACGAGATATGATTTTGATTATGAGAGAAAAGCGATCGAACGGGAGCAATCCGAGAACGGGAAAGTCATCAACCGTCTCGATTATCCGCTCGACAAGGGTTACACCGACGGTCTCAGTTTCTTTTATTACTTGCGCGAAGCGAGCAAAAGGGCGGACGGCAAAAAGACGTTTCTTTATATCCCTATAGTGGTGGACACGGTGCTTTCATCGGTCGAAATGACTATCAATGAGGGGCACGAGTCGTGCAACGTAACCGCTTTTGATTTTCCCTTGGATGCTAACCGTATGTCGGGTCACATAAACTTCAAAGGGTTCTTCGGCGTCACAGGTGATTTCACCGGATGGATGAGCACTGATTCCTCCCAAGTTCCCCTTAAGGCGGATGTCAAGGTCATTCTTGGAAGCGTAGTCGTGAAACTCAAGGATATCAAGAGAAGCAACTGGTCTCCCGTTAGGAGTGGCGAATGA
- a CDS encoding gamma carbonic anhydrase family protein, giving the protein MIWLAHLDKTPLLHESVFVAEGARIIGDVTIGRDSSVWFNAVIRGDVNYIRIGERTNIQDNAVIHVTYERFPTFVASNVTVGHAAVIHGCTVEDYCLVGMGAILLDGCKLGDHSLVAAGSLVREGFVVPPRSLVAGVPARVVRELTSDEYDRLARSAQHYVDYVANYRKQETK; this is encoded by the coding sequence ATGATATGGCTGGCCCATCTCGACAAAACTCCTCTGCTCCACGAAAGTGTGTTCGTGGCCGAGGGCGCCAGGATAATCGGCGACGTGACCATCGGAAGAGATTCAAGCGTATGGTTCAATGCGGTGATTCGCGGCGACGTGAATTATATTAGGATCGGCGAAAGGACGAATATCCAGGACAACGCTGTGATACACGTTACTTACGAAAGATTTCCGACTTTTGTAGCTTCTAATGTCACCGTAGGACATGCCGCGGTTATCCATGGGTGCACAGTGGAGGATTATTGCCTGGTTGGTATGGGAGCAATTCTGTTGGATGGATGCAAACTCGGCGATCATAGTCTGGTGGCAGCCGGATCACTTGTTCGAGAAGGTTTCGTGGTGCCGCCGAGAAGCCTGGTGGCCGGGGTCCCCGCAAGAGTGGTTCGGGAGTTGACCAGCGATGAGTACGATCGACTCGCGCGGTCGGCCCAGCATTATGTGGATTATGTAGCTAACTACAGAAAGCAGGAGACCAAATGA